In Deltaproteobacteria bacterium, the genomic window GGTGGTGACGATGAATAAACAAATATTGTCAAATTTGGCACCCTCACCCTGACCCTCTCCCCTCAAGGGAGAGGGAACTTCTGATCCCCTCGCCCCTTGAGGGAGAGGGTTAGGGTGAGGGGTAATATAGTCTGCCAAGCACAAACCGTTGGCCTGCTTTTGTCTAGGGAATTTGAATTTCGATAATTTTTTTCCATTCGCATCCATTAGAAAAATTTCATTTCCATTCGAACTGGCCTTGAAAAACCGGTAAATGGCTTGGGGTTTGAGCAAGCCATTTCTACATTCGTTTTTCAGTGATTCGACGATGTCATAAATCTCTAACGCTTTTTCAAGATCCCCCCTTACTCCCCCCTTATTAAGGGGGGTTGGGGGGGATTTTACGATCTGTTTAATGATTCCTCCTTTAATTCCCAAGTGACGTCCATAAAGCATCAGTGGATTAATGAAGGGGAAAATATGATCGACGGGTGTATTGCGAATCAGATGCCGCTCAAAGTCTGGGACTGCTGGTATTTCACGGAGTATTTCTATTTGCGGGGCCCTCTCATTACTTTCTTCAATTGGCTGGACGGAACTATTTATTTCAACTTTTTTCTCCGCTTGACGCTTTTTTAATTCTTCTTTCAATTTCTCGAATTCAACTTTGTCCACCACACGCTTAGCCAATTCCAGGCCATTCATGGCGTCTGCGGCGTAAGCGACCAATCCACGGTACGCGGGAGTGATTTTAAAGTCGCTGAAATTACGGGAAAGCGCGGCCCCCCCTACAAGCATCGGGAGATCAATTCCAGCCTTGGTGAAATCTTCTGCAGTAATCACCATTTGCTGGGCGGATTTGACGAGTAGACCCGACAGCCCAATCATGTCGGGCTGATGCTCGCGCACTGCGGCAATCAGCTGTTCTGGTGGAATTTTAATTCCCAGGTTGATGACCTTGAATCCGTTGTTCGACAAGATAATATCCACTAAATTTTTCCCGATGTCATGCACGTCGCCTTTGACCGTCGCGAGCAGAACTTTTCCTCGCACCGAAGTATCGGCTTTATCCATATGCGGCTCTAGATGAGCCACAGCGGCTTTCATGGCCTCAGCACTTTGTAAAACTTCGGCGACAATGAGTTCATTTTTATTAAAGAGCCGGCCAACTTCATCCATGCCCTTCATCAAGGGACCATTGATAATTTCCAAGGGTTTGGAGTTTTGCAGTGCCTTGTCCAAATCTTCTTTGAGGCCATCTTTAGAACCTTCTAAAATGTATCGAGCAAGGCGTTCATTTAAAGGGAAGGTCTTTAAATCTTTTTTCACTTGAGGTGCTTTTACGCGAAAGTAAGCAGCGAAAGCGGCGATGGGGTCAGATATTTCACCCTCACCCTCACCCTCACCCTGGCCCTCTCCCCTCGAGGGAGAGGGGCCTTCCGATCCCCTCGCCCCTTGGGGGAGAGGGTTAGGGTGAGGGGTATGAAATAGTAAATCCTCCGCTAATTTTTTCTCTTCCTCCAGAAGAGTGGCGTAACGTTCCAGTTTCTCTGCATTCACAATGGCCAGATCCAAACCCGCTTGCACGCAATGATAGAGATAAACTGAATTTAAGACTTCACGTCCTGCCGGAGGTAAACCGAATGAAACATTGGAAATTCCTAAAATGGTTTTGGTCAGAGGGAATTCTTTTTTGACTAAACGGATCCCTTCAATCGTTTCAATGGCAGATCCCACATAATTTTGATCTCCGGTGCCCACCGGAAAGACCAGACAATCCCAGTAAATGTCTTCCGGTAAAACGCCATATTTTTCGGTGAGGAGTTTATAGCTGCGCCTGGCAATTTCCATCTTACGTTTGCGCGTGACCCCCATGCCTTGCGTTTTATCTTCATCAATCAGACCTACCACCAACGCGGCACCATATTTTTTCGCGAGAGGTACTACCTTTTCAAAGCGCTCTTCTCCATCTTCTAAATTGATGGAATTTAAAATGGCTTTTCCTTGCGAGTAAGGCAGGGCCAGTTCGAAAACTTTTGCATCCGTCGAATCGAACATCAGGGGTGCTTTTACTTTTTTGATCACCTGTTCGAGAAATTGCTTCATGTCCGCTGCTTCATCCCGGTCGGGATCAGCCATACAGATGTCAATAATCTGAGCCCCATTTTTTACCTGGGCACGGGCGATCTCGGCGCCTTCTTCATATTGTCCTGCAGCAATCATCTGTTTAAATTTACGGGAACCGATCACGTTGCTACGTTCGCCGACGATGACAGGACGCATCTCGTCTGTAATTTCCAGATACTCAATTCCCGAGAGAAAAGATTTGTGATGCTGAACGGGAATACGAGGCTTTTTCCCCTGTACGAGTTTAGCCAGTGCCGCGATGTGAGGGTCCGTTGTGCCGCAACAACCGCCGACCAGATTAATCCAGCCTGCGTCAATAAATCGATCGAGCACACGACAAATCATCTCGGGTGTTTCCAGATATTTTCCGTCTTCGTCCGGAAGTCCCGCATTGGGCACACACGCCACGCGAGTCTTGGTGAGCGCGGCTAAGGTACGAATATGATCGGTCATGAATTCAGGGCCGGTCGCACAGTTGAGTCCAATATATAAAAGATCCACATGGGCGAGGGACGCCGCCAGTGCGTCAATGGTTTGCCCAGCCAGCAAGGTCCCCATCGGTTCAATCGTCACCGAAACCGCAATGGGCAAAGGTTCTTTCACTTCAGCTAAGAATTTTTGAATGCCTAAAATGCCTGCCTTGATATTGCGCGTGTCTTGGCAGGTTTCGAGCAGATAATAATCCACGCCGCCTTCATAAAGGGCTTTGGCCTGCTGATAAAAATTTTCGACCAGTTCTTCAAAAGTGACGCCACCCGTGACGGACAAGGCTTTGGTGGTAGGTCCCATAGAGCCTGCGACAAAGCGAGGCTTCACCCGCCCCCTAACCCCCTCCCGTCGAGGGAGGGGGGATTTTTCGTCCCCTCCCCCCTGGAGGGGTGAGGAAAAGCCGCAGGGTTTTCGGGAGAGGGGGATCTCTGAATATTTATCTGCCGCAGCTCTCGCCAATTGCGCCGCCTTGAAATTAATCTCATAAGCCTTTTGAGAGAGATTGTATTCCGCTAAAACAAGCGGAGTAGCACCAAAAGTATTGGTCTCAATAATATCCGCACCGGCCTTGAGATAGGTTTCATGGATGGAGCTAATGACCTCCGGTCTCGTGAGTACTAAATTTTCGTTACAGCCTTCGAGTTCCAGTCCTCCAAAATCCTCTGCACTCAGATTTTTGGATTGCAACATGGTGCCCATGGCACCGTCCAGCACAAGGATGCGGGTTTGCAAACTGCTTAAAAGTTGTTTTACTCTTTCAGATCGGCTTTTCAAAATGAACTCCTGAGTTAATGAAGAATAGGCAATTTTCTGATACGAATACGCTCTTCTTCGAAGATGACAATTGAACCTTCTTTCAATTCGTTTGAGAATTTTTCTAAGTAATTTGAAAGAAGTTTAATTTGTTCTTTGGGATGACGTGGAGAGTTTTTCTTAAATAAAATAAGAGAAGGTTTTTCGAGAATATTTAATGCCAGGATTGTTGAGAAATCAGTATCGGCGGAGATAATAATTCTTTCTTCCAGGATAGCTCGTTGAAGAATTACTAAATCTTCTGCTTGATGTAGATTATATTCCCTAACATGAACTGCATCATGTTCTAAATTACTTAAAGCCTCTGCCAAATAGGGCGAAAGACAATTATCAATTAAAAATTTCATGCGATTAAAAACCTAGTGATGAAGAGGTATTTCTCTTTCCTGAAGGGCTTCTGCGGCAAATTTAAGAGATTCCAAAATATCTTCTTGAGTGAGATCTGGATAATATTTAAGAATTTCTTCGTTACTCATTCCCTCTGCAAACATTCCGACAACAGTTGCCACAGGAATACGCAGTTTACGTATGCAAGGGACTCCTCCCATTTGGTTTGGATTACTGGTAATTCGTGTGAATTTCATAAATTGCCTTTTTTTGATGTTGCCAGACACTGTTTGAATCTGAGTAGTCATTTTTTTTCAAAAAAACAAGCTCAATACTTGTCATTTTTACAAAGTTCCTTTCTAATCCCAAGACTATGAAAATAGCCGTTCTCACCGGAGGGGGCGATTGCCCTGGTTTAAATGCGGCCATTCGCGCCATTGCAAAATCTGCCTGGGCCGAGGGAGATGAGGTGCATGGCATCTTGGAGGGCTGGGCGGGTTTGGCAAAGAGAAAATCCATTCTTTTGAGCCATAAAAAAATCTCAGGGCTTCTGACTTTGGGTGGCACTATCCTCGGTACGGCGCGCATCAATCCTTTAAAATCTGAAAAAAGTATTCAAGCGGCAGAAAAATATTTTCGTGAGCAGAAGTTCGATGCGCTGCTGAGTATTGGCGGTGAAGGCACCTTGCAGATTGCGGCGGAGTTTTATCGTCGTGGAATGCCGGTGATTTGTATCCCCAAAACTATCGACAACGACACCTGGGGGACGGATTACAGTATCGGTTTTGATACGGCGGTGCAAATTGCTACCGAAGCCATTGACCGTTTGCACACCACAGCAGAGTCTCATCAGCGGGTGATGATTGTCGAAGTGATGGGTCGACATGCAGGTTGGATTGCCCTCTACTCAGGGATTGCGGGAGGTGCGGACGCCATCTTGATTCCCGAAAAAGTTTTTCCCATTATTAGGTTGTGCGACATTGTGAAGGCTCGTGCAAAGCGTGGGCGGAAATTCAGTATTTTTGTGGTTTCTGAAGATGCAAAAATAGAGCTGGAAGGGAAAAAGATTTTAGAGACGCCTTCCACTCGAGACGAATACGGAGATATTAAACTGGGAGGCATTGGAGAGGCCTTGGCGACTGAGTTGAGACGGAGAAGTAACTCCGAAGTAAGAGTCACGGTTTTGGGTCATGTGCAACGGGGTGGCACCCCCACCGCGTTCGACCGCATCTTGGCCACGCGCCTGGGTGTGAAGGCGGTGGAGCTGGCGAGAAAAAAAGATTTTGGAAAATTGGTGGTGCTCTCCGGAAATGAAATCCAAACCCTACCCATTCAAAAATCGGCTGGTAAAGTGAAGCAAGTGGATGCGGAGCTTCAAAAAGTGGCGGAGGTGTTTTTTGGTTAGTTTGCAATGACAGGGAGAAAAATTCTAACCTCTTTTTTTCTCCAATTCCGCCCAGCGGGCATAGAAATCATCCATTGCTTCCTGCGTTTTCGATATATTCTGACTAAGCTCTAAAAGTTTGCTGGAGTTTGTAACATTCTCCGGATTTTCCAGATCGCGATTCACTTTTTCAAGCTCTGCTTCCAAGCCCTGAATTTTGACCTCTATACCATCAAGCTCCAATTGTTCTTTGAAAGTCAGCTTTCCTTTTTTAGAACCCGATTTTTCGGGCTTGGAAATATTTTTCTTTTCGTCTCGTTTTTCCTGCATCAAGGATTTTTTTTCTTCCTCATACCAGTCTTCCCATTGATCCAGCGAGGCAAAGAAGATGTTCTCTCCGTTTTTTCTGGGATTAAACGCCAGCAGTTTATTGGCCACCTGGCTTAAAAAATAGCGATCGTGGGTGACGAGTAAAATGGCACCCGGAAAATCGAGCAGGCAATCTTGCAAAATATTCAAAGTCTGCAAATCCAAATCGTTGGTGGGTTCATCCAAAATCAGCAAATTGGCTTGGCGCAACATCAGGCGGGCAATGAGTACGCGGCTTTGTTCTCCGCCGGAAAGCTTGCCCACCTTCATTTCCATTTGTTCCGGTCGAAAGAGAAAGCGATCGAGATAACCTCGAATATGCACGGAGTTTCCGCGGTATTCCACTTGATCTCCACTCGGGCAAAGGGTTCGCAGCAAAGTGGTTTCAGGATCCAGACTTTCGCGATTTTGTTCAAAGTAGGCAATCTCCAGGTGTTCGGAATGAAATATTTCTCCGCTGTCTGGAACCTCTTCCCCACATAAAACCCGCAGCAGGCTGGATTTTCCGCAGCCATTGGGACCTATGAGTCCCAGGCGAGTTTTGGGGCTTAAAAGCAGATCCAGATTTTTAAACAAGACATGATTTCCAAAAGTTTTGGAGATGTTTTTCGCTTCGAGTAATTTTTTGGGATGCCGTTCGCTGGATTGAAAATCAATTTGTGTCGTAAAAGTTTGATTGCGTGCCGAAATTTCTTCGACGGTATTTTTTAAAACCTCCGCACGCTTGATGCGCCCCTGTTGTTTGGTGGTACGCGCCTTGGCGCCTTGGCGTAGCCATTCGGTTTCGCGTCTAAGCGTGTTGCGCAGCACCGTTTCTTGCTTTTGTTGATTGGCTAAAATTTGTTCTTTGAGTTCCAAATAATCGGCATAGTTTCCTTTGACACTCAAGATACCACCGGGATTTTGCCGATCCAATTCCAAAATTCTGTCGCTCACCCGCTGCAAAAAATAGCGGTCATGCGTGATGGTGAGTGTCGCAAAGTTGGAGTGAGAGAGCAGATCCTCCAGCCACAAAATACTTTCGATATCCAGATGATTGGTGGGTTCATCCAATAACAGCAAATCAGGCTCTCGCAGCAGCTCGCGAATGAGCGCAATGCGTTTTTTCCATCCTCCAGAAAGATTGGCGATGGGGGTCTCTTCAGATAATTTTTGATGATCTTCCAAGCCTAATTTCGAAAGGTATTCCTGAGCGCGCCCTAAAAATTCCCAATCTTCACCGTGGCTGCGGGCTTCCAGAAGACAGGATTCGATGGTAGTGCCTGGATTAAATTGTGGAACTTGTTCCAAAAAACCAATGCGCAAACCACGTTGTACAGACAGCTCACCTGTATCCGGGCTACTCTGCCCCGCTAAAATTCGAAGCAGCGAGGTTTTTCCAGCACCGTTGGGGCCAATTAAGCCAATGCGTTCGCCGCTTTCGATGCTGAAGTTCAGACCTTCGAATAAAGGTTTTGCGCCAAATGTTTTTTTAAGATTTTGTACGGAAAGTAAAATAGACATAAAAGGGGTAAATTTAAAAAAAATAGTTTTAGTCTTTTTGTTTCAAGGCTGGCAATATAAAATACGAAGAGCATCCGCTTGAGCTTATTCAATAACAGTAATTCGGCATTCATTTGCCTATACCGATTTGAAAGGGAGGGGAATATGTCTAATAAAAAAACCGTGAGCAAAGTTTTTGGGATTTTTTTGCTGGGCGTTTTAGTGTCGATGTTTGTTCTTTTGGAAGGGGGCCATTTAATTCAGTTGCTCCAACCGCTTACCCTCGCATTCATCCTGGGAATCACCATTTGCGGATCCATTTTCAGTGTGGGCGCTCAAACAACTGTGGCAGGGGTGCTTAATTCTCTCGTGGGCATTCAAATTGTACCTATTTCGAACAAGGAACTGGAGCTTTATGCCCAGAGAATAAAGGGGATCATTGTCTCCTCAACTATTTTAGTGGCGGTTCTCGGGTTTATACAAATCTTGCAACACTTGGACAACATGGAAGAAGTGGGTCACGGTGCCGCTGTGTGTTTAATCAGTATTGTCTACGGGACGATTTTAGCCCTCATACTTCCCGCTACCGTATATTCGAACCCGAGTAATCCCCAGTAAAATATTCAATCAAATAATTGATAAATTATCTTAAGTGCTTGATAATTAAAAAAGCGGGAGACGGGTCTCGAACCCGCGACCCTCAGCTTGGGAAGCTGATGCTCTACCAACTGAGCTACTCCCGCTAAAAAGATGGTGAGTGGGTCTAACCTGAACGTTTGGGTTTTTTCAAGGGCAAAAAGGGTGGGGAGAGCACGAAAATCTATAATTTTGCTTAATCATTTTTATTTAGCCTACTTTATTAAATTCCGATAAAATAAATCGTTGAAACTTTAGCAACTTTAACTCCCGTATTTACCGATATATACTCTGGGAAAGGAGTATTTTCATTATGATAGAAATCGACATCCACCAAAACATCAATGAACTTAAAAAAGCCATACAGCAAGTGAAACAGGGCGATTGGGTAACTGTAAAAGATGGGGATGAAAAACTGGCCGTGATTATGTCGCCCATGGATGAAGAAGAAATAGAGGCCTTGGAAGATAGACTAGATTTGGAAACATTGCGCCAATTTCGGGAAGATCCTGATCTCGAATTGATTCCCTTTGAGCAGGTTATAAAAGAGTTGGGTGATGCAGATGAGTTATAGAATCGAAATTTCCAGAGTTGTTCGAAAGCAGCTTGAAAAAATACAAAAAAGTGATCGCTTGGAAATTGAAAAAGAAATTTTAAAATTGTCTGAGAACCCACGACCACACGCCGTGAAGAAAATGAAGGGTGAGGAAAATGTTTATCGTATTCGGGTTGGAGATTATCGAGTGATGTATGAAATTTTTGATCACGTGTTGAGGGTGATAGTCATCAAAGTAGCGCATAGACGCGAGGTTTATAGGTAAGCGCTAAGGTAGCATTTTCTAAACTGGAGCCACTATGACCAATTGGACGAGGATTCTTACAGGCGATACTTCTACTCAATTCAATTATTATCAAGATGGGAATGGGCACTTTGCTCGTGTGCAAGAGGCTGACGACCAGCATAGGTCTGGCACTGTCTCGGCTGAGGGTGCTCCAAAAGGTGGGCAAGTTTTAGAGGGGGTATCTAGTGACGCCCAACTCCGCCAACTCATGCAACTCGACCATGCCCGCGAAACCGCCTCCGCCCCCGAGCCCATGACCGAGGCCAATGGCACACAAAGAGCTGCTCCTACCGTGCAAGAGCAGGATTTATTTAGTCGGCTCTCTCGGGTTTTTGGAGGGGGAGCTCAAGGTCAAGCCAGGGCCTTGGCGTATATCGATAATCCTCCTACTGGAACTACACGTGAAAATTGGATCAGTAATGAACTCCAACGAATGACGCAAACTCCGCCTCCTACTCCCCAATCGCTCAATACCCAACTAGACCGAAATTTAAGGACGAATTTGCAGCAACGTTATGTTCATGATTTTGGAATGCCTGAAGATCAAGCTCAGCGAATGTCTGCGGCCGTGCCGGCGGATCAACTGGTTCAGCGCGCACAACAAACCCGTCTTCTGGTAGAAGTGCGGCAGCAACTGACCGGTGGTACTCCGCCCTTGATGACCGATGTTCAATTTCAACAATTTGCCGTAGAAAATCATTTGGCCGGTAATGATGGTTTGCCTGCCTCCGATTTCAATCCTGCCCTGGCACAGCAAGCAGTGGTTCAGGCTCGGGAAGATCGTCGCCAAGAAGACAGTTTAAGGACAAGGTTACGAACTGTGGTAGCCAGATCCAGTGATGGGAGAGTAAGGAACAACGCGGAGATCGATCAATCAGTGAATCAAATTATGGATTCACTGCCGCGTAATGTGGCAGATAGGCGTAGTTTGGTTAGTAGTTATTTAGGGGGTATTAATGCAAACACTAATCTCAATGCAGACAACTTGCGGGATGTGTGTGGTCAAAGCTTGCGGGCGAGGGTGGAAATTGCCTTGGGAAATCTTTATGGAAACCCTTCAGATAACTATACTCATGCCTTGGCCGCTTTGCCTCAAGATCATCACATTGGACAATCGACTGCCAGTGGTGGGCATTACACCTCTGACGAAGTGGATCACCTGATTGCGACCACTCAAAGGGCGGAGCGTCTTTTAGTGCTTATCGGTATAGAAGAGAGGACGTCGGAGTTGGATGGGAGGAATGTTGCACTTCTTAGAGAGGCAGGATGGATTGATAGACCAGGAGTCATCAATCCCAATTCTTCCCTGAGGGAGATCGATTCTTCAATTCAAGTAAGTTTCTTTCGTCGCTCAGTTCGTGATGTTTTACAAAGATCGCCTCTAAGCTTTTCACGAGACGATGCAATGTCTCTGAGCGAGTCACTCCCCCTGCCTTATGGTCACACTGACACCAGTGGATTTACTGATGGTTGGCATGCGACTCCTGCGCAAATGCAGCAGTCATTGCGTTTTTTAGAGAGTTATCCCAGCCGTGAAGCCTTGACGAATGCCCTGCTTCCCCAAGCCCGAGAAGCCTTGGCGCAGCGGATTGCAGAGAGTGTTTCGACGGCTTCCAATTCCGCAGTAAACGAAAATGATTTGGCTCGCGCCAGGCTTTGGGTTTCGGGACATGAAGCAGGTGTACATGCGAGTGACCGACTCAATTTTATTTTGCAACGTGCAAATTATCTGGGGCAAGAACACCCCAATGCGGTAGCTACGGCCTTTAGAACTGAGCTCAGAAACCAGCTTCCTCAAATTCAGTTGCCAGCAAGCCCAGCGCCTCAAGCAGCCGATGCTAATCTACGAACTACTGGCACAGGGCCCACTAACTCTCAAATAGCACGGGCTTTAAGTGATGCCAGAGCTCGATTAGCGGGGAACTATCAGGCAGCGCTGCCCTTTCAGGAAATGTTCACAGATATCTTAGGGGATGCTCCACCCGCTGAAGTGACTGAGGTGTTGAATGGGAGTGAGCATTATGGCCATCAACCTAATTTGGGGGGTGTGCAACAGCGTTTGCTGCAGTATTGGGAAGATCATCTCTCTGACGGAATACGGCACGGTGTGAATGGCACTTTTATCTCTGAACCCGATGCCCATGCTGTGGCTCGCCATTTGATGGCGGAGGCTTTACACGTACCCGCTTTACCCCGAGATACAGATGAGCCTCCGCAGATGCTGCAACAAGGATACCTACATCCCGCATCTAACCAGGTGCGAGATTCTAGCACTTCTGCTTGTCTGCGTTCTTTTGCTGCCGTGCAAAATTTGGGAATTAATGGAAACGTCAATTCTGCCCCAGCCTATGCAGATACCCAACGAGAAGCTCGCCAGAATTTTGTAACCCAGGCGGCCGCAGCAATTGCTCGAGATCACCCCGATGGGGTAAACAGAGCTAGCCCTCGTCAAATTGCCGTGGCCTATTTACGCCACTTGGAAGAAACTTCTGCAAATGCTCATCCTTTTGATCATCCCGGTGAATTGCAAAGACAGGCCCAGGAGTTTGAAAGGGATGGACCGGCCGCAGCCCCTTTACGAGACTTTGTCACTCAGCGAGTTTCTACTAGCCCACGACAAGAATATGAACGCTTAATGACTTACGTGAATGCGTCGGGAAACGAGGAGTATTCGAGATTGTTGGCTGAGGCTGGCGGGGTACAAGCTTCTACTCAACAGCCTGGAATAGCGCATCCTGCCTCAGTACCCGCGGAGGCTGTTTTTGTGGGGAGGTATAATGCGCGGGGAAATAGCGATGTGTACGCCCTGCCCGACGGTTCGCGAATGTGGATTGTGGGGAATAATCCCAGGGCCCCTCTCAGCGGCACTCCAGATGAAATCCGGGCGCGGCCTGATGCTTCTATTATTCCTGCGGATATATTTACTCGTATTGGTCAGGGGGGCGGGGATGCCGCCTCTCTGGCTTCCCGAGGTGTTATCACTACAGAGCAGGCCGATCTTTATACGATTCTTCATCCAGAGGCACCCACGTCTACGGCAGCCACGCCTGCAACTGCGCCTGCGCGTGGACATCATGGCCATGCTGGACATGCTGCACGGACTGCTGCCCCGAGTACACCGCCGCCCGTGGATGAAGGGGCGCGAATATTGAGAGAGTTGGCTGCAGAAGGGACGACAGATGGGCCAGCCCACCGGCATTTTGAACGCTACCTGCAGCTACAAACCGCCCTGCGTTTTTTGCAAACGCATCAGGCCGCAGGAATTTCCACGGAACTGACTCAACAGCATGGAATTGCCTGTGGAATATTGAGGGCGGCTCCCCCCTTACCCCCCGCATGGCCCAGTGGAGATCATGCAGCGCAGGGACTCAGTGACTGGGCAAATAGCCGTGCTAATCCAGGAATGACGGAAAGGGATCAAATGGCCTTTGCTCAAGAGCTGAGGCAAGACCAAGTGGCAGCAAGAGCGGCGCAGGAGCAAGCGGCGGCAGCGACAGCTGGTGCGCCAACTCCAGTAGGGGCCATGGTTTATACAGTAACTGCTCCTATAAATACCAATTGTGGTACTGCTTTTAATTTAAGGTTCACTTCCACCGGCACAATTCTTAGAATACCTGCGCATCATGCAGTACCGACCGGAACTTGGGTATTTAGAGGGAGAACAATTGCTAATAATAATAATACAGCTCATGTGACAGAATATTTTCAAATAGGATCTGCAGCTAGTTGGCAAAAAATTGAATACAATGTGCCCCCTTCTACACCAGCGGGTTCTTTTGTAGCCGCAAATCCCCCCCCTCCACCGCCGGCGTTTACAGCATTATCTGGGGGTACTAGGATGCCTGCTACTCCCGCTTCAACAACACCCACTGCATCCACCACAACCCCCCGCCTCACCGCCGAGTCCGTCCGACTCGACACCGAGCGTCGACAGGTGATGAATGAGTTTTTAGGTCGGTATCCGGGGGCGTCTCGCGATTTGGTGGGCCTACAAGTTTTGCGGGGGGAGGGTTTGATTGATGAATATGGGAACCCTACTGCGAACCATACGCCTCAGGAAATAGCCAACACCTTGTTTGGTTTGCATCTTGCTCCAAATGCTCCCATTCCACCTAGTACTCAACTGCACGAAGTGAGACCTGATGCCGAGTTGCAGGGCATTCAAACTGAAATTACAGCAATTCAAAGCGATTTAGGGGGGGCTGCACCGGCTGAGGCAGGGGCCGCTACGGGTGCAAGGGGTATCGGGACTAAAGTCGCTGATGAAGTTCCGCCGGCTATAGTCAGACCTGCTTCAACAGGTGCTACCACAGCAGATCGAGGCGCCCATCGTCCAGCGGCTAGTACCAGCTCTCACTCTGCCAGCGAAAGCGATCCCGATGCCGCAATCATGGCTACAGGGGATTCGGGTTTAGATAGAGAGCTTGGTTTGGAGAATGAAGCAGGTGGCACTGGGCAGAATGGTCATGCGGTGGCAAATCTCACCCAAGTGGGGCAGCGGCTGGATGCCATTGCTCATCGTGACATGAGCCCTGCAACCCGTGTGGTAGTTGGGCCTGCCATGAATCAAACTTATGTGGAGGGAGTTCATCAGCATCTCTTGCATCAAGGTCTGGACGCTCGCCAAGCCCGAGCCATCGAGATGCATTTGGGATTAACGCGAGACATGGAAGGCCATGTG contains:
- a CDS encoding B12-binding domain-containing protein, with protein sequence MQAGLDLAIVNAEKLERYATLLEEEKKLAEDLLFHTPHPNPLPQGARGSEGPSPSRGEGQGEGEGEGEISDPIAAFAAYFRVKAPQVKKDLKTFPLNERLARYILEGSKDGLKEDLDKALQNSKPLEIINGPLMKGMDEVGRLFNKNELIVAEVLQSAEAMKAAVAHLEPHMDKADTSVRGKVLLATVKGDVHDIGKNLVDIILSNNGFKVINLGIKIPPEQLIAAVREHQPDMIGLSGLLVKSAQQMVITAEDFTKAGIDLPMLVGGAALSRNFSDFKITPAYRGLVAYAADAMNGLELAKRVVDKVEFEKLKEELKKRQAEKKVEINSSVQPIEESNERAPQIEILREIPAVPDFERHLIRNTPVDHIFPFINPLMLYGRHLGIKGGIIKQIVKSPPTPLNKGGVRGDLEKALEIYDIVESLKNECRNGLLKPQAIYRFFKASSNGNEIFLMDANGKKLSKFKFPRQKQANGLCLADYITPHPNPLPQGARGSEVPSPLRGEGQGEGAKFDNICLFIVTTGTGIRKIAEDLKNKGEYLKSHVLQSLALETAEAYAEYLHSKIRNMWGFSDSPEMTMMDRFQAKYHGKRYSPGYPACPNLEDQKIIFDLLKPEDIGVELTDGFMMEPEASVSAIVFHHPQASYYGVG
- a CDS encoding DUF5615 family PIN-like protein codes for the protein MKFLIDNCLSPYLAEALSNLEHDAVHVREYNLHQAEDLVILQRAILEERIIISADTDFSTILALNILEKPSLILFKKNSPRHPKEQIKLLSNYLEKFSNELKEGSIVIFEEERIRIRKLPILH
- a CDS encoding DUF433 domain-containing protein, yielding MKFTRITSNPNQMGGVPCIRKLRIPVATVVGMFAEGMSNEEILKYYPDLTQEDILESLKFAAEALQEREIPLHH
- a CDS encoding 6-phosphofructokinase; this encodes MKIAVLTGGGDCPGLNAAIRAIAKSAWAEGDEVHGILEGWAGLAKRKSILLSHKKISGLLTLGGTILGTARINPLKSEKSIQAAEKYFREQKFDALLSIGGEGTLQIAAEFYRRGMPVICIPKTIDNDTWGTDYSIGFDTAVQIATEAIDRLHTTAESHQRVMIVEVMGRHAGWIALYSGIAGGADAILIPEKVFPIIRLCDIVKARAKRGRKFSIFVVSEDAKIELEGKKILETPSTRDEYGDIKLGGIGEALATELRRRSNSEVRVTVLGHVQRGGTPTAFDRILATRLGVKAVELARKKDFGKLVVLSGNEIQTLPIQKSAGKVKQVDAELQKVAEVFFG
- a CDS encoding ABC-F family ATP-binding cassette domain-containing protein; protein product: MSILLSVQNLKKTFGAKPLFEGLNFSIESGERIGLIGPNGAGKTSLLRILAGQSSPDTGELSVQRGLRIGFLEQVPQFNPGTTIESCLLEARSHGEDWEFLGRAQEYLSKLGLEDHQKLSEETPIANLSGGWKKRIALIRELLREPDLLLLDEPTNHLDIESILWLEDLLSHSNFATLTITHDRYFLQRVSDRILELDRQNPGGILSVKGNYADYLELKEQILANQQKQETVLRNTLRRETEWLRQGAKARTTKQQGRIKRAEVLKNTVEEISARNQTFTTQIDFQSSERHPKKLLEAKNISKTFGNHVLFKNLDLLLSPKTRLGLIGPNGCGKSSLLRVLCGEEVPDSGEIFHSEHLEIAYFEQNRESLDPETTLLRTLCPSGDQVEYRGNSVHIRGYLDRFLFRPEQMEMKVGKLSGGEQSRVLIARLMLRQANLLILDEPTNDLDLQTLNILQDCLLDFPGAILLVTHDRYFLSQVANKLLAFNPRKNGENIFFASLDQWEDWYEEEKKSLMQEKRDEKKNISKPEKSGSKKGKLTFKEQLELDGIEVKIQGLEAELEKVNRDLENPENVTNSSKLLELSQNISKTQEAMDDFYARWAELEKKRG
- a CDS encoding type II toxin-antitoxin system RelE/ParE family toxin, with protein sequence MSYRIEISRVVRKQLEKIQKSDRLEIEKEILKLSENPRPHAVKKMKGEENVYRIRVGDYRVMYEIFDHVLRVIVIKVAHRREVYR